From Dreissena polymorpha isolate Duluth1 chromosome 15, UMN_Dpol_1.0, whole genome shotgun sequence, a single genomic window includes:
- the LOC127861075 gene encoding uncharacterized protein LOC127861075, whose amino-acid sequence MDRLQRTHLPTADSVLERVSITLRDVQRGKQNGNLDVSAARTQIASLLTNLQRLENDHTVPDDLLKSTIQSVVLVRDSLPDLTQHAQHSSHSVDRYEDTVPNPHGRGRDLCDIDISKLQQLIDMGYTVKEIAEKGLLGGVLHPNTLYSRLRSNNMQIRSSYTDISDDDLHSIVAEYNRDHPNSGSAEVHAYLKTRGISIKRERCREMLRNVDASGTALRWSATIQRRKYSVPTANSVWHLDTHHSLIRWGIVVHGGIDGHSRLVSFLRAATCNTSKAAASFFLQSVKAYGFPSRVRVDNGTEYGDIGRLMISVNGDGRGSFLTGPSVHNQRIERLWRDVFTKVLDTFYKLFHYMEERQLLNVNDKTHRWVLQYVFVPIIDRALRQWMETHNTHKIRTENNRTPNMMWFQSLVQGDSQRYTSVRNIEQPPNEAVSDAIRDLQLSEDDTTYLVPRDPCPLSQHNFQQLQTTIAINRNSTSHGLDIFGDVMQFVLAHPTEL is encoded by the exons atggatcGGTTACAACGCACGCATTTACCTACAGCTGACAGTGTTCTTGAAAGAGTTTCAATAACACTCAGAGATGTACAGAGAGGCAAACAGAACGGCAACCTTGACGTTTCTGCAGCTCGCACCCAGATCGCCAGTCTTCTTACAAACTTGCAGAGACTTGAGAATGACCACACCGTCCCAGATGATTTACTGAAGAGCACCATCCAGTCAGTAGTGTTAGTCAGAGATAGTCTCCCTGATTTGACTCAACATGCTCAACACAGCAGTCATTCAGTTGATCGTTATG AGGACACAGTACCAAACCCTCACGGACGTGGCAGAGATCTATGTGACATTGACATCAGCAAACTACAACAGCTAATTGATATGGGATATACAGTGAAAGAGATAGCAGAGAAAGGTTTACTAGGTGGTGTCCTTCATCCCAACACACTATATAGCAGATTAAGATCCAACAACATGCAGATCAGATCATCATACACAGATATTAGTGACGACGACTTGCATTCTATTGTTGCAGAATACAACAGAGACCACCCTAATTCAG GTTCAGCTGAGGTGCATGCTTATCTTAAGACAAGAGGCATTTCCATTAAAAGAGAAAGATGCAGAGAGATGCTGAGAAATGTAGATGCTTCTGGTACAGCCTTGAGGTGGTCAGCTACTATACAAAGAAGGAAGTACAGTGTACCAACAGCAAATTCTGTGTGGCATCTAGATACACATCACTCCTTGATAAG ATGGGGAATAGTTGTCCATGGTGGAATCGATGGACATTCCAGACTGGTGTCTTTCCTTAGGGCCGCCACTTGTAACACCTCTAAGGCAGCTGCGTCGTTCTTCCTCCAGTCAGTGAAAGCGTACGGTTTTCCGAGTAGAGTCAGAGTTGACAACGGTACAGAATATGGGGACATTGGTCGGTTAATGATATCAGTAAATGGCGATGGCAGAGGGTCATTCCTGACAGGCCCATCAGTACACAATCAACGCATAGAGAGACTTTGGCGGGATGTTTTCACCAAGGTATTAGATACGTTTTACAAGCTGTTCCACTACATGGAGGAAAGACAGCTGCTCAATGTTAATGATAAAACACATAGATGGGTTTTGCAGTATGTGTTCGTGCCGATAATTGACAGAGCTCTGAGACAGTGGATGGAGACCCACAACACACACAAGATTAGAACAGAGAACAATAGAACACCAAATATGATGTGGTTCCAGTCACTAGTCCAGGGTGATAGCCAGCGTTACACAAGCGTTCGGAACATTGAGCAGCCTCCAAATGAAGCAGTTTCAGATGCCATTAGAGATTTGCAATTGAGTGAAGATGACACCACCTACCTTGTTCCACGTGATCCCTGCCCTTTGAGTCAGCACAACTTTCAACAGCTGCAAACAACAATTGCCATCAACAGAAATTCAACGAGCCATGGACTTGACATATTTGGTGATGTGATGCAGTTTGTTTTAGCACATCCAACAGAACTTTGA